A genomic window from Thunnus thynnus chromosome 12, fThuThy2.1, whole genome shotgun sequence includes:
- the LOC137193540 gene encoding uncharacterized protein produces the protein MTCLSQCELPAPAASCPPEREPADLPALQQADSCCSSTQRKTTQQQQQQQQQPYLSTAGADGRFEELLETTWPSSDLTARPCLASAASEHHFSPGSPEETPLHKMLFLPAAALCCLCSALVAMAADLIQKDLTLTRRVGKKVSFSCGGTDQCTGSYVYWYQKKDKETFTRILYIDKSNGKIERPYNHPQENDFSAVNKGKGCDVKIQKVKLSHSATYYCVCYKSGSHTDTFNSRQVFVTVSFTVGGNYYFIFGSGTKLYVTDEQVVKPVVSVYPAASRAHLEGKSSLLCLASAMSPPLVQFSWKRQKKNGPLENLTLAEGQQLELREPGRTVAILLLHQQENSTYQYRCYVKHEGGTVEAQTEQGNEGLVTVFSSDSASSGDAVRESRGAEH, from the exons ATGActtgtttgtctcagtgtg agcttccagctccagcagcctcctgtcctccagagagagagccagCAGACCTGCCAGCTCTGCAGCAAGCTGACT CCTGTTGCTCCTCCACTCAGCGGaaaaccacacagcagcagcagcagcagcagcagcagccttatCTGTCCACCGCAGGGGCTGATGGGAGGTTTGAGGAGCTGTTAGAAACCACGTGGCCCTCGTCTGATCTCACAGCTCGTCCTTGTTTGGCCTCAGCTGCATCAGAGCACCACTTCTCTCCAGGTTCACCAGaggaaacaccactgcacaaaatgcttttcctcccagctgctgctctgtgctgtctgtgttcag cgctggttgccatggcagcagaCCTGATTCAGAAAGATTTAACATTGACCAGGAGAGTTGGTAAAAAAGTCTCCTTCAGCTGTGGAGGAACTGACCAGTGTACTGGTAGTTATGTATACTGGTAccagaagaaagacaaagaaacattcACAAGGATTCTTTATATTGACAAGAGTAATGGTAAAATAGAAAGACCTTACAATCACCCTCAGGAAAATGATTTCTCAGCTGTAAATAAAGGGAAGGGCTGTGACGTGAAGATCCAGAAAGTTAAACTCTCACATTCAGCCACCTACTACTGCGTCTGTTATAAAAGTGGTTCCCACA CTGATACATTCAACAGCAGAcaggtttttgtcacagtctCATTCACTGTGGGAGGAAACTACTACTTCATCTTTGGCTCTGGAACTAAACTGTATGTAACAG ATGAGCAGGTAGTGAAACCCGTGGTGAGCGTGTACCCAGCAGCATCCAGAGCCCACCTGGAGGGGAAGAGCTCCCTGCTGTGTCTGGCCTCAgccatgtctcctcctctggtccagttctcctggaaaagacagaagaagaacggCCCGCTGGAGAATCTGACCCTTGCTGAGGGACAGCAGCTGGAGCTCAGAGAGCCGGGACGCACCGTCGCCATCCTGCTGCTCCATCAGCAAGAGAACAGCACATATCAATACCGCTGCTATGTCAAGCACGAGGGGGGAACAGTGGAGgcccaaacagaacaaggtaatgaaggcttggtgactgtgttcagcagtgattcagcttcatctggagacgctgtcagagagagcagaggagcagagcactga
- the LOC137194754 gene encoding immunoglobulin kappa light chain-like: protein MLFLPAAALCCLCSALVAMAADLIQDDLTLTRRAGENVSFSCGGTDQCGTYVYWYQKKDKETFTRILYIDKSNDNVRKPYNHPQQDDFTAVKEQNSYELKIQKVKLSHSATYYCSCYKSGNWYLIFGSGTKLYVVEQVVKPVVSVYPAASRAHLEGKSSLLCLASAMSPPVVQFSWKRQKKNGMLEDLPPAEGEQLELREPGRTASILLLHQQENSTDKYRCYVKHEGVTVRDQIEKDVSTLPPPTPAPSADPPADPPEAPPAALVPSQYQVKLLCVLYTVLIVKSLVYCCGLSLLMILRNKGPSTNCTHAD, encoded by the exons atgcttttcctcccagctgctgctctgtgctgtctgtgttcag cgctggttgccatggcagcagaCCTGATTCAGGATGATTTAACATTGACCAGGAGAGCTGGTGAAAACGTCTCCTTCAGCTGTGGAGGAACTGACCAGTGTGGTACATATGTATACTGGTAccagaagaaagacaaagaaacattcACAAGGATTCTTTATATTGACAAGAGTAATGATAATGTACGTAAACCTTACAATCACCCACAGCAAGATGATTTCACAGCTGTAAAAGAACAGAACAGCTATGAGTTGAAGATCCAGAAAGTTAAACTCTCACATTCAGCCACCTACTACTGCTCCTGTTATAAAAGTG gaaactggTACCTCATCTTTGGCTCTGGAACTAAACTGTATGTAG ttgagcaggtagtgaagcCCGTGGTGAGCGTGTACCCAGCAGCATCCAGAGCCCACCTGGAGGGGAAGAGCTCCCTGCTGTGTCTGGCCTCAGCCATGTCTCCTCCTGTGGTCCAGTTctcctggaaaagacagaagaagaatggCATGCTGGAGGATCTGCCCCCTGCTgagggagagcagctggagCTCAGAGAGCCGGGACGCACCGCCTCCATCCTGCTGCTCCATCAGCAAGAGAACAGCACAGATAAATACCGCTGCTACGTCAAGCATGAGGGGGTAACAGTGAGGGACCAAATAGAAAAAG atgtttctacTCTTCCTCCACCAACACCAGCTCCATCAGCAGATCCACCAGCAGATCCACCAGAAGCTCCACCAGCAGCTCTTGTCCCGTCTCAGTaccaggtgaagctgctctgtgtgctgtacacagtgctgatagtgaagagtctggtgtactgctgtggactctctctgctgatgatcctcagaaacaagggaccgtccaccaactgcacacatgctgactga
- the LOC137193541 gene encoding uncharacterized protein, with translation MSNVRKWKTTQQQKQQQQPYLSAAGADGRFEELLETTTPSSDLTARPCLASAASERHFSPGSPEETPLHKMLFLPAAALCCLCSALVAMAADLIQKDLTLTRRVADTFNSRQVFVTVSFTVGGNLYLIFGSGTKLYVVEQVVKPVVSVYPAASRAHLEGKSSLLCLASAMSPPLVQFSWKRQKKNGPLEDLPPAEGEQLELREPGRIASILLLHQQENSTYKYRCSVKHEGITVTDQTEQDVSTLPPPTPAPPASPTPAPSADPPAAPPAALVLSQYQVKLLCVLYTVLIVKSLVYCCGLSLLMILRNKGPSTNCTHAD, from the exons ATGTCTAATGTGAGAAAG TGGaaaaccacacagcagcagaagcagcagcagcagccttatCTGTCCGCCGCAGGGGCTGATGGGAGGTTTGAGGAGCTGTTAGAAACCACGACGCCCTCGTCTGATCTCACAGCTCGTCCTTGTTTGGCCTCAGCTGCATCAGAGCGCCACTTCTCCCCAGGTTCACCAGaggaaacaccactgcacaaaatgcttttcctcccagctgctgctctgtgctgtctgtgttcag cgctggttgccatggcagcagaCCTGATTCAGAAAGATTTAACATTGACCAGGAGAGTTG CTGACACATTCAACAGCAGAcaggtttttgtcacagtctcattcactgtgggaggaaacctCTACCTCATCTTTGGCTCTGGAACTAAACTGTATGTAG ttgagcaggtagtgaagcCCGTGGTGAGCGTGTACCCAGCAGCATCCAGAGCCCACCTGGAGGGGAAGAGCTCCCTGCTGTGTCTGGCCTCAgccatgtctcctcctctggtccagttctcctggaaaagacagaagaagaacggCCCGCTGGAGGATCTGCCCCCTGCTgagggagagcagctggagCTCAGAGAGCCGGGACGCATTGCCTCCATCCTGCTGCTCCATCAGCAAGAGAACAGCACATATAAATACCGCTGCTCCGTCAAGCATGAGGGGATAACAGTGACGGACCAAACAGAACAAG atgtttctacTCTTCCTCCACCAACACCAGCTCCACCAGCATCTCCAACACCAGCTCCATCAGCAGATCCACCAGCAGCTCCACCAGCAGCTCTTGTCCTGTCTCAGTaccaggtgaagctgctctgtgtgctgtacacagtgctgatagtgaagagtctggtgtactgctgtggactctctctgctgatgatcctcagaaacaagggaccgtccaccaactgcacacatgctgactga